In the Clostridium gelidum genome, TGACCATCAGTTAAGTTTATCATTAATATGGCCACTTTATCTTTGCTATACTTCTTTGACATTTCATTAAATGAAATCATTTCTGATTTACAAGGTGGACACCAGCTAGCCCAAAAATTTAATACTACAGGAGTTCCTTTATAATCTGATAAGTTTACTTCCTTTAGATTTTCATCATATACAACAAAATCCTTTGCTTTAAGCTTATCTGATTCCTTAGTAGAATCTTTAAATTCAATTTTCACATTATCATTTTTCTCAATTTCCTTACTTATATTTTTCTCAATATATTTTGATTTTAAAGAATTATATCCAA is a window encoding:
- a CDS encoding TlpA family protein disulfide reductase, with product MNNKKSILAILLIVGFVGFLTISYFGYNSLKSKYIEKNISKEIEKNDNVKIEFKDSTKESDKLKAKDFVVYDENLKEVNLSDYKGTPVVLNFWASWCPPCKSEMISFNEMSKKYSKDKVAILMINLTDGQRETMSIASKYIKDNNYNMQVLFDNKMNAANIYNISAIPRTIFIDKDGYIVKDESGAITKEELESQIKLLL